The Streptococcus toyakuensis genome has a window encoding:
- a CDS encoding class I SAM-dependent methyltransferase translates to MKHDFNHKAETFDSPKNIFLANLVCQAVEKQIDLLSDKEILDFGGGTGLLALPLAIQAKFVTLVDISEKMLGQARLKAERQDIKNIHFLEQDLLEKPLEKEFDLIVVCRVLHHMPDLDATLLLFYQHLREDGQLLLADFTKTEANHHGFKLPELENKLAQFGFSSVHSQILYSAEDLFQGNYAELFLTVAQKSLA, encoded by the coding sequence ATGAAACATGATTTTAACCACAAAGCAGAAACTTTCGATTCCCCTAAAAATATTTTCCTTGCAAACTTGGTTTGTCAAGCAGTCGAGAAACAGATTGATCTTCTATCAGACAAAGAAATTTTGGATTTCGGTGGAGGGACGGGTCTGTTAGCTTTGCCCCTAGCCATTCAAGCCAAGTTCGTTACTCTTGTAGATATTTCTGAGAAAATGCTGGGGCAAGCTCGTTTGAAAGCGGAGCGACAAGACATCAAGAATATCCACTTTTTGGAGCAAGATTTACTGGAAAAACCCTTGGAGAAAGAGTTTGATCTCATTGTTGTTTGTCGTGTTCTTCATCATATGCCTGATTTGGATGCGACTCTCTTACTGTTTTATCAACATTTGAGGGAAGATGGACAACTCCTACTTGCTGATTTTACCAAGACAGAAGCTAACCATCATGGATTTAAATTGCCTGAACTGGAAAACAAGCTAGCCCAGTTTGGTTTTTCATCTGTGCATAGTCAGATTCTCTATAGCGCTGAAGACCTGTTTCAAGGAAATTACGCAGAACTCTTTTTAACAGTAGCCCAAAAATCACTCGCCTAG
- a CDS encoding class I SAM-dependent methyltransferase yields MDFEKIEQAYTYLLENVQVIQSDLATNFYDALVEQNSIYLDGETELEQVKENNQALKRLALRKEEWLKTYQFLLMKAGQTEPLQANHQFTPDAIALLLVFIVEELFKEEEITILEMGSGMGILGATFLTSLDKKVDYLGMEVDDLLIDLAASMADVIGLQAGFVQGDAVRPQMLKESDVVISDLPVGYYPDDAVASRHQVASSQENTYAHHLLMEQGLKYLKSDGYAIFLAPSDLLTSPQSDLLKGWLKEEASLTAMISLPENLFANAKQSKTIFILQKKNEITVDPFVYPLASLQDASVLMKFKENFQKWTQGTEI; encoded by the coding sequence ATGGATTTTGAAAAAATTGAACAAGCTTATACGTATTTACTAGAGAATGTCCAAGTCATCCAAAGTGATTTGGCGACCAACTTTTATGACGCCTTGGTGGAGCAAAATAGCATCTATCTGGATGGTGAAACTGAGCTAGAGCAGGTCAAGGAAAACAATCAGGCCCTTAAACGCTTAGCGCTACGCAAAGAAGAATGGCTCAAGACCTACCAGTTTCTCTTGATGAAGGCTGGGCAGACAGAGCCCCTACAGGCCAATCACCAGTTTACACCAGATGCCATTGCTTTACTTTTGGTGTTTATTGTGGAAGAGTTGTTTAAAGAAGAGGAGATTACGATCCTCGAAATGGGTTCTGGGATGGGAATTCTAGGCGCTACTTTCTTGACCTCGCTTGATAAAAAGGTGGATTACTTGGGAATGGAAGTGGATGATTTGCTGATTGATTTGGCAGCAAGCATGGCAGATGTAATTGGTTTGCAGGCTGGCTTTGTCCAAGGAGATGCTGTTCGTCCACAAATGCTCAAAGAAAGCGACGTGGTCATCAGCGACTTGCCTGTCGGCTATTATCCTGATGATGCCGTTGCGTCGCGCCATCAAGTTGCTTCTAGTCAAGAAAATACCTACGCCCATCACTTGCTCATGGAACAAGGGCTTAAGTACCTCAAATCAGATGGCTACGCTATTTTTCTAGCTCCGAGTGATTTGTTGACCAGTCCTCAAAGTGACTTGTTGAAAGGTTGGTTGAAAGAGGAGGCAAGTCTGACTGCCATGATTAGTTTGCCTGAAAATCTCTTTGCCAATGCCAAACAATCTAAGACCATTTTTATCCTACAGAAGAAAAATGAAATAACAGTAGATCCTTTTGTTTATCCTCTTGCTAGCTTACAAGATGCAAGTGTTTTAATGAAATTTAAAGAAAATTTTCAAAAATGGACTCAAGGTACTGAAATATAA
- the comGF gene encoding competence type IV pilus minor pilin ComGF — protein sequence MAQNSCWLSKSHKVKAFTLLESLIALIVISGSLLLFQAMSQLLISEVRYQQQSEQKEWLLFVEQLEAELDRSQFEKVEGNRLYMKQDGKDIAMGKSKSDDFRKTDASGRGYQPMIYGLKSAQITEDNQLVRFRFQFQKGLEREFIYRVEKEKS from the coding sequence ATGGCTCAGAACAGTTGTTGGCTATCAAAGAGCCATAAGGTCAAGGCTTTTACCTTGTTAGAATCCCTGATTGCCCTCATTGTCATCAGTGGAAGCTTACTCCTCTTTCAAGCCATGAGTCAGCTCCTCATTTCAGAAGTTCGCTACCAGCAACAAAGCGAGCAAAAAGAGTGGCTCTTGTTTGTGGAGCAGTTGGAGGCAGAATTAGACCGTTCGCAGTTCGAAAAAGTGGAGGGCAATCGCCTCTATATGAAGCAAGATGGCAAGGATATCGCTATGGGTAAATCCAAATCAGATGATTTTCGAAAAACTGATGCCAGTGGACGAGGATATCAGCCTATGATTTATGGACTTAAATCTGCGCAGATTACAGAGGATAATCAACTGGTTCGTTTTCGTTTCCAGTTTCAAAAAGGCTTAGAAAGGGAGTTCATCTATCGTGTGGAAAAAGAAAAAAGTTAA
- the comGD gene encoding competence type IV pilus minor pilin ComGD, with the protein MIKAFTMLESLLVLGLVSILALGLSGSVQSTFAAVEEQIFFMEFEELYRETQKRSVASQQKTSLNLDGQMISNGSQKLTVPKGIQAPSGQSIIFDRAGGNSSLAKVEFQTGKGTIRYQLYLGNGKIKRIKETKN; encoded by the coding sequence ATGATTAAGGCTTTTACCATGCTGGAAAGTCTCTTAGTTTTGGGACTTGTGAGTATCCTTGCCTTGGGCTTATCCGGCTCTGTCCAATCCACTTTTGCGGCGGTAGAGGAGCAGATTTTCTTTATGGAGTTTGAAGAACTTTATAGGGAAACCCAAAAACGTAGTGTAGCCAGTCAGCAAAAGACTAGTCTAAACTTAGATGGGCAGATGATCAGTAACGGCAGTCAAAAGTTGACAGTTCCTAAAGGAATTCAAGCACCATCGGGACAAAGTATCATATTTGACCGAGCTGGGGGCAATTCGTCCCTGGCTAAGGTTGAATTTCAGACCGGTAAAGGAACGATTCGCTATCAATTATATCTAGGAAATGGAAAAATTAAACGCATTAAGGAAACAAAAAATTAG
- a CDS encoding acetate kinase yields MTKTIAINAGSSSLKWQLYQMPEEKVLAKGLIERIGLKDSISTVKFDGRSEQQILDIENHTQAVKILLDDLIRFDIIKAYDEITGVGHRVVAGGEYFKESTVVEGDVLEKVEELSLLAPLHNPANAAGVRAFKELLPDITSVVVFDTSFHTTMPEKAYRYPLPTKYYTENKVRKYGAHGTSHQFVAGEAAKLLGRPLEDLKLITCHIGNGASITAVKGGQSVDTSMGFTPLGGVMMGTRTGDIDPAIIPYLMQYTEDFNTPEDISHVLNRESGLMGVSGKSSDMRDVIAAMEEGDHDATLAYEMYVDRIQKHIGQYLAVLNGADAIIFTAGIGENAANVREDVISGISWFGCDVDPEKNVFGVTGDISTDAAKIRVLVIPTDEELVIARDVERLKK; encoded by the coding sequence ATGACAAAAACAATTGCAATCAATGCGGGAAGTTCAAGTTTGAAATGGCAACTTTATCAAATGCCAGAGGAAAAAGTTCTTGCTAAAGGTTTAATTGAACGGATTGGTTTGAAAGATTCAATTTCAACTGTAAAATTTGACGGCCGTTCTGAACAACAAATTTTGGATATCGAAAATCACACACAAGCTGTTAAAATCTTATTGGATGACTTGATTCGTTTCGATATTATCAAGGCTTATGACGAGATTACAGGTGTTGGACACCGTGTTGTTGCAGGTGGAGAATATTTCAAAGAATCAACAGTCGTTGAGGGAGATGTTTTAGAAAAAGTTGAAGAGTTGAGCTTGTTGGCTCCTCTCCACAATCCAGCCAATGCAGCAGGTGTTCGTGCCTTCAAGGAATTGTTGCCAGACATTACCAGTGTAGTTGTTTTTGATACTTCATTCCACACAACTATGCCAGAGAAAGCTTATCGCTACCCTCTACCAACAAAATATTACACAGAAAACAAGGTTCGTAAATATGGTGCCCACGGTACAAGTCACCAGTTTGTAGCAGGAGAAGCAGCAAAACTCTTGGGCCGTCCATTAGAGGACTTGAAATTGATTACTTGCCACATCGGTAATGGTGCTTCTATTACAGCTGTTAAGGGTGGTCAATCTGTTGATACTTCAATGGGATTCACTCCACTTGGTGGTGTGATGATGGGAACACGTACAGGAGATATTGACCCAGCTATCATTCCTTACTTAATGCAATATACAGAGGACTTTAACACGCCTGAAGACATTAGTCACGTTCTTAATCGTGAATCAGGACTGATGGGGGTTTCAGGTAAATCTAGTGATATGCGTGATGTGATTGCTGCTATGGAAGAAGGGGACCACGATGCCACTTTGGCTTATGAAATGTATGTTGACCGTATCCAAAAACATATCGGGCAATACCTTGCAGTCTTAAATGGAGCAGATGCTATTATCTTTACTGCAGGTATCGGTGAAAATGCTGCAAACGTACGTGAAGATGTTATCTCAGGTATCTCTTGGTTTGGCTGTGATGTTGATCCAGAAAAGAACGTCTTTGGCGTGACAGGAGACATCTCAACAGATGCAGCGAAGATTCGTGTCTTGGTTATTCCAACAGATGAAGAATTAGTCATTGCCCGTGACGTTGAACGTTTGAAAAAATAA
- the comGG gene encoding competence type IV pilus minor pilin ComGG → MWKKKKVKAGVLLYAVTMAAIFSLLLQFYLNRQVAHYQDYALNKEKLVAFAMAKRTKDKAEQESGEQIFNLGQVSYQNKKTGLVTMVRTPKSQYEFLFPSVKIKEEKTDKKEDVATDSSEKAEKKKSEEKVEKKDHS, encoded by the coding sequence GTGTGGAAAAAGAAAAAAGTTAAGGCAGGAGTTCTCCTTTATGCAGTAACCATGGCAGCCATTTTTAGCCTTTTGTTACAATTTTACTTGAACAGACAAGTCGCCCACTATCAAGACTACGCTTTAAATAAAGAAAAGTTGGTTGCTTTTGCCATGGCTAAGCGAACCAAGGATAAAGCCGAGCAAGAAAGTGGGGAGCAGATCTTTAATCTAGGTCAGGTAAGCTATCAAAATAAGAAAACTGGCTTGGTGACAATGGTTCGTACGCCTAAGAGTCAATATGAGTTCCTATTTCCTTCAGTCAAAATCAAAGAAGAGAAAACGGATAAAAAGGAAGATGTAGCGACTGATTCAAGCGAAAAAGCGGAGAAGAAAAAATCAGAAGAGAAGGTCGAAAAGAAAGATCATTCTTAG
- the comGE gene encoding competence type IV pilus minor pilin ComGE, with product MEKLNALRKQKIRAVILLEAVVALAIFASIATLLLGQIQKNRQEEAKILQKEEVLRVAKMALQTGQNQVNINGVEIQVFSSEKGLEVYHGSEQLLAIKEP from the coding sequence ATGGAAAAATTAAACGCATTAAGGAAACAAAAAATTAGGGCAGTGATTTTACTGGAAGCAGTAGTTGCTCTAGCTATCTTTGCTAGCATTGCGACCCTTCTTTTGGGACAAATTCAGAAAAATAGACAAGAAGAAGCAAAAATTTTGCAAAAGGAAGAAGTCTTGAGGGTAGCTAAGATGGCCTTGCAGACAGGTCAAAATCAGGTAAACATCAACGGAGTTGAGATTCAGGTGTTTTCTAGTGAAAAGGGATTGGAGGTTTATCATGGCTCAGAACAGTTGTTGGCTATCAAAGAGCCATAA
- the comGB gene encoding competence type IV pilus assembly protein ComGB: MDISQVFRLRRKKLATAKQKNIITLFNSLFSSGFHLVETISFLDRSALLNKQCVTQMRTGLSQGKSFSEMMESLGFSSAIVTQLSLAEVHGNLHLSLGKIEEYLDNLAKVKKKLIEVATYPLILLGFLLLIMLGLRNYLLPQLDSSNIATQIIGNLPQIFLGMVGFVSVLALSALTFYKRSSKMRVFSILARLPFLGIFVQTYLTAYYAREWGNMISQGMELTQIFQMMQEQGSQLFKEIGQDLAQALQNGREFSQTIGTYPFFRKELSLIIEYGEVKSKLGSELEIYAEKTWEAFFTRVNRTMNLVQPLVFIFVALIIVLLYAAMLMPMYQNMEVNF, from the coding sequence ATGGACATATCACAAGTCTTCAGGCTGAGACGGAAAAAATTAGCTACAGCTAAGCAAAAAAATATCATCACCCTGTTTAACAGTCTCTTTTCCAGCGGTTTTCATCTGGTGGAGACCATCTCCTTTTTAGATAGGAGTGCCTTGTTGAACAAGCAGTGTGTGACCCAGATGCGCACGGGCTTGTCTCAGGGAAAATCATTCTCAGAAATGATGGAAAGTTTGGGCTTTTCAAGTGCTATTGTCACCCAGTTATCCCTAGCAGAAGTTCATGGGAATCTTCACCTGAGTTTGGGAAAGATAGAAGAGTATCTAGACAATCTGGCCAAGGTCAAGAAAAAACTAATCGAAGTGGCGACCTATCCTTTGATTTTGCTGGGATTTCTTCTCTTAATTATGCTGGGGCTACGTAACTACCTACTACCTCAACTGGATAGTAGTAATATTGCCACCCAAATTATCGGCAATCTGCCACAAATTTTTCTAGGCATGGTAGGGTTTGTTTCCGTACTTGCACTTTCAGCACTCACTTTCTATAAAAGAAGTTCGAAGATGCGCGTCTTTTCTATCTTAGCACGTCTTCCCTTTCTTGGAATCTTTGTGCAGACCTATTTGACGGCCTATTACGCGCGTGAATGGGGGAATATGATTTCGCAGGGAATGGAGCTGACGCAGATTTTTCAGATGATGCAGGAACAAGGTTCCCAGCTCTTTAAAGAAATCGGTCAAGACTTAGCTCAAGCTCTCCAAAATGGTCGTGAGTTTTCTCAAACTATAGGAACCTATCCTTTCTTTAGAAAGGAATTGAGTCTCATCATCGAGTATGGGGAAGTCAAGTCCAAGCTGGGTAGTGAGTTGGAAATCTATGCTGAAAAAACTTGGGAAGCCTTTTTTACCCGAGTCAACCGCACCATGAATTTGGTGCAGCCGCTGGTTTTTATCTTTGTGGCTCTGATTATCGTTTTACTTTATGCGGCAATGCTCATGCCCATGTATCAAAATATGGAGGTAAATTTTTAA
- the comGA gene encoding competence type IV pilus ATPase ComGA → MVQEIAQEIIRSARKKGAQDIYFVPKLDAYELYMRVGDERCKIGCYNFEKFAAVISHFKFVAGMNVGEKRRSQLGSCDYAYDQKMVSLRLSTVGDYRGHESLVIRLLHDEEQDLHFWFQDIGELGKQYRQRGLYLFSGPVGSGKTTLMHELAKSLFKGQQVMSIEDPVEIKQDDMLQLQLNEAIGLTYENLIKLSLRHRPDLLIIGEIRDSETARAVVRASLTGATVFSTIHAKSIRGVYERLLELGVTAEELAVVLQGVCYQRLIGGGGIVDFANKDYQEHQPTSWNEQIDQLLKDGHITSLQAETEKISYS, encoded by the coding sequence ATGGTTCAAGAAATTGCACAAGAAATCATTCGTTCGGCTCGGAAAAAAGGAGCGCAAGACATTTATTTTGTCCCCAAGTTAGACGCCTATGAGCTTTATATGAGGGTGGGAGACGAGCGCTGTAAAATCGGTTGTTATAATTTTGAAAAGTTTGCGGCCGTCATCAGTCACTTTAAGTTTGTGGCAGGTATGAATGTTGGGGAAAAGAGACGTAGTCAGCTAGGTTCCTGCGATTATGCCTATGACCAGAAGATGGTTTCTCTACGTTTATCTACTGTAGGTGATTATCGAGGTCATGAGAGTTTAGTTATTCGCTTGTTGCATGATGAGGAGCAGGACTTGCATTTTTGGTTTCAGGATATTGGAGAACTGGGCAAGCAGTATAGGCAACGGGGACTCTATCTCTTTTCTGGTCCAGTCGGAAGTGGCAAGACGACCTTGATGCACGAATTGGCTAAATCTCTCTTTAAAGGACAGCAAGTTATGTCCATCGAAGATCCTGTCGAAATCAAGCAGGACGACATGCTCCAGTTGCAGTTGAATGAAGCGATTGGGCTGACCTATGAAAATCTAATCAAACTTTCTTTGCGTCATCGTCCTGATCTCTTGATTATCGGAGAAATTCGGGACAGCGAGACGGCGCGTGCAGTGGTCAGAGCTAGTTTGACAGGGGCGACAGTCTTTTCAACCATTCACGCCAAGAGTATCCGAGGTGTTTATGAACGCCTGCTGGAGTTGGGTGTGACTGCGGAGGAATTGGCAGTCGTTCTGCAAGGAGTCTGCTACCAGAGATTAATTGGGGGAGGAGGAATCGTTGATTTTGCAAACAAAGACTATCAAGAACACCAGCCAACTAGCTGGAATGAACAGATTGACCAGCTTCTTAAAGATGGACATATCACAAGTCTTCAGGCTGAGACGGAAAAAATTAGCTACAGCTAA
- the comGC gene encoding competence type IV pilus major pilin ComGC, whose protein sequence is MKKMMTFLKKAKVKAFTLVEMLVVLLIISVLLLLFVPNLTKQKEAVNDKGKAAVVKVVESQAELYSLDKNEEASLSKLQADGRITEEQAKAYNEYYTKNGGKNRTVND, encoded by the coding sequence ATGAAAAAAATGATGACATTCTTGAAAAAAGCGAAAGTGAAGGCTTTCACACTTGTGGAGATGTTGGTGGTCTTGCTGATTATCAGCGTACTTCTCTTGCTATTTGTGCCTAATTTGACCAAGCAAAAAGAAGCAGTTAACGACAAAGGAAAAGCAGCTGTTGTGAAGGTGGTAGAAAGCCAGGCAGAGCTTTATAGCTTAGATAAAAATGAAGAGGCTAGCCTAAGCAAGTTACAAGCAGATGGGCGAATCACAGAAGAGCAGGCTAAAGCCTATAATGAATACTATACAAAAAATGGAGGAAAAAATCGTACAGTCAATGATTAA
- a CDS encoding DUF1033 family protein: protein MYRVIEMYGDFEPWWFLEGWEEDIVASKKFDQYYDALKYYKTCWFRLEQESPLYKSRSDLMTIFWDPEDQRWCDECDEYLQQYHSLALLQDEQVIPDEKLRPGYEKQTGKERHRSCRMKLK from the coding sequence ATGTATCGTGTTATAGAAATGTACGGAGATTTTGAACCCTGGTGGTTCTTAGAAGGTTGGGAAGAAGATATTGTAGCTAGTAAGAAATTTGACCAGTATTATGATGCTCTCAAATACTACAAAACTTGCTGGTTTAGATTGGAACAAGAATCCCCTCTTTATAAAAGTAGAAGTGACTTGATGACCATTTTTTGGGATCCAGAAGACCAACGCTGGTGTGATGAATGTGATGAATATTTACAACAATACCATTCTTTGGCTCTTTTACAGGATGAGCAGGTTATTCCAGATGAAAAACTACGCCCAGGCTATGAAAAACAAACCGGTAAGGAAAGGCACCGTTCTTGCCGTATGAAATTAAAATAG